The uncultured Flavobacterium sp. genome contains a region encoding:
- a CDS encoding multidrug effflux MFS transporter produces MTTKKYIQLILILGSLTALGPFSIDMYLPGFSGIAKDLHTTVAKVSMSLSSYFIGISAGQLLYGPLLDRFGRKKPLFIGLLVYILASLGCIYVTNIDSFILLRFIQAIGSCAATVASVAMVRDLFPVEDIPKVFSLLMLVVGLSPMLAPTIGGYVTEDYGWHTVFFILMCMGIVILIASQIGLPNTYKPDTSISLKPKPIITNFLKVLKEPQFYTYAFTGSIAFSGLFSYVAASPIIFMDIYHVDAKTYGWIFAFMSVSFIGSSQLNSALLKKYSSEQMIFGTLISQSVISIVFLILALNNLLGLYETIGMLFLFLACLGISNPNTAGLTLAPFAKNTGSASALMGAIQLGLGALASFAVGIFVKDSVTPMVAIMTITTITAFIILNIGKRFIKEKIELSTDDDIMAGH; encoded by the coding sequence ATGACAACAAAAAAATACATTCAGCTCATACTTATCTTAGGTTCTTTAACCGCACTTGGTCCTTTTTCAATTGATATGTATTTGCCCGGATTCTCAGGAATTGCTAAAGATTTGCATACTACTGTTGCTAAAGTTTCTATGAGTTTATCGAGTTATTTTATCGGAATTTCGGCCGGACAATTACTTTATGGACCTTTATTAGATCGTTTTGGCCGCAAAAAACCTTTATTTATTGGATTATTGGTATATATTCTGGCTTCTTTAGGCTGTATATATGTTACCAATATCGATTCGTTTATACTTTTACGTTTTATACAGGCAATTGGTAGTTGTGCAGCTACAGTGGCTTCTGTAGCAATGGTTCGGGATTTATTTCCAGTAGAAGATATTCCAAAAGTATTTTCGTTATTGATGCTTGTCGTTGGGCTTTCGCCGATGTTGGCGCCTACAATTGGTGGTTATGTTACTGAAGATTATGGTTGGCATACTGTATTTTTTATTTTAATGTGCATGGGAATCGTTATTTTGATTGCATCTCAAATTGGTTTGCCAAACACTTATAAACCTGATACTTCGATATCATTAAAACCAAAACCTATTATCACGAACTTTTTGAAAGTGCTTAAAGAACCTCAGTTTTACACATATGCCTTTACGGGTTCTATCGCTTTTTCGGGTTTATTTTCATACGTGGCGGCCTCACCTATAATTTTTATGGATATTTATCATGTCGATGCTAAAACTTACGGATGGATTTTTGCTTTTATGTCTGTTAGTTTTATTGGTTCAAGCCAATTAAACTCGGCTTTATTGAAGAAATATTCGAGCGAACAAATGATTTTTGGAACCTTGATTTCACAATCTGTGATTAGTATTGTTTTTCTGATATTAGCTTTAAATAACCTTTTAGGATTGTATGAAACTATCGGAATGTTATTTTTATTCTTAGCTTGTTTAGGAATCTCAAATCCAAATACTGCAGGGCTTACACTGGCTCCGTTTGCTAAAAATACGGGAAGTGCTTCTGCTTTAATGGGCGCTATTCAATTAGGATTGGGAGCTTTAGCTTCTTTTGCTGTTGGAATTTTTGTCAAAGATTCTGTAACTCCAATGGTTGCAATTATGACAATCACTACAATTACAGCGTTTATTATATTAAATATTGGTAAACGTTTTATCAAAGAAAAAATAGAATTATCTACAGATGATGATATAATGGCTGGGCATTAA
- a CDS encoding DUF294 nucleotidyltransferase-like domain-containing protein, which yields MNTIAEHIADFLKEYPPFDNLTFQELSDIATNIRVINLEKHAILFQNNDLLHDSFYVVASGIINLTTIADAEETIINKCHEGDIFGLRPFFAKNNYMMTAKAREESIIYAIPIAVFRPFVANNSDVLNFLLESFATNSRHTKDSVSSNGKLISDTSFYVDQQSEMQYIQSLSYNNTPLTTDANHIVKDVAILMTDSMVDNIIVCEKNRPIGIVTATDLASKIATGRYPITETIDKIMSSPVVTVIENVSLAEAQLLMLKHNVTHLCVTKDGTNKSAVKGIISEHDLVVAQASNPGVLIKEIKRSQLPKDLKQIRDRLSDLIQNSIQKNIPISHISNIVSEINLAIIKRSVELAILDLGSPPARFAWLSIGSQGRKEQLLLTDQDSILIFEDVAPEKYREVKDYFLRLAKRATSILEKVGYEFCPNGHMGSNMLWCKSLTDWTKQYNSWMNTPGENSNDLSSIFFDYEIIFGEPKIEEVIENVIFKNAVNNTLFFDFLGNDALKKNSPLSFFKKFIVEEEGPHKGKFDIKTRALMPLIDAARLLILNANIKGIKNTYLRFKQLAITDSKNAEIYLSCAEAFLTLSKFRTVEGLRNDDSGQYINLREMSKTDKEKLKNALTPMKDLEELIKSKFQLTQFS from the coding sequence ATGAATACAATTGCTGAGCATATTGCAGATTTTTTGAAAGAATACCCGCCATTTGATAATTTAACTTTTCAGGAATTATCTGATATTGCGACCAATATTCGTGTTATAAATTTGGAAAAACATGCAATATTGTTTCAAAACAATGATTTGCTTCACGACAGTTTTTATGTTGTGGCATCTGGTATTATAAATTTAACAACAATTGCTGACGCCGAAGAAACGATTATCAACAAATGTCACGAAGGTGATATTTTTGGTCTGCGTCCTTTTTTCGCCAAAAATAACTACATGATGACGGCTAAAGCCCGTGAAGAAAGTATTATTTATGCGATTCCTATTGCTGTTTTCAGACCTTTTGTGGCTAATAATTCAGATGTTTTAAACTTTTTATTAGAAAGTTTTGCTACAAATTCAAGACATACAAAAGATAGCGTTAGTTCTAACGGAAAATTGATTTCTGATACTTCATTCTATGTCGATCAGCAGTCAGAAATGCAATATATTCAGTCTCTTAGCTATAATAACACACCATTAACAACTGATGCAAATCATATTGTTAAAGATGTTGCGATATTAATGACTGATTCTATGGTTGATAATATTATTGTGTGCGAAAAAAATCGCCCAATTGGTATTGTTACAGCCACAGATTTAGCTTCTAAGATAGCAACAGGACGTTACCCTATCACTGAAACGATTGACAAAATTATGTCATCGCCTGTTGTTACTGTAATTGAAAACGTTTCTCTTGCCGAGGCACAATTATTAATGCTGAAGCATAATGTGACGCATTTATGTGTGACAAAAGACGGTACAAATAAATCTGCTGTAAAAGGAATTATTTCTGAACACGATCTTGTTGTTGCTCAAGCCAGTAACCCTGGTGTTTTAATTAAAGAAATTAAGCGTTCTCAATTACCAAAAGATTTAAAACAAATACGTGATCGTTTGTCTGATTTGATTCAGAATTCGATTCAGAAAAATATTCCTATTTCACATATTAGTAATATTGTAAGCGAAATCAATCTGGCAATAATCAAGCGTTCGGTTGAATTAGCAATTTTAGATCTGGGCTCACCTCCTGCCCGTTTTGCATGGTTAAGCATTGGTAGCCAAGGGCGTAAAGAACAACTTTTACTAACGGATCAGGATAGTATCTTGATTTTTGAAGATGTTGCTCCGGAAAAATACAGAGAAGTAAAAGATTATTTCCTTAGATTAGCAAAAAGAGCTACATCTATACTTGAAAAAGTGGGTTATGAATTTTGTCCAAACGGACATATGGGAAGCAATATGCTTTGGTGTAAATCATTGACAGACTGGACAAAACAATACAACAGCTGGATGAATACTCCAGGTGAAAACAGTAATGATTTAAGCAGCATTTTCTTTGATTATGAGATTATTTTTGGAGAACCAAAAATCGAAGAAGTGATTGAGAATGTTATATTCAAAAACGCTGTTAATAATACCTTATTCTTTGACTTTTTAGGAAATGATGCATTGAAAAAGAATTCTCCTTTGAGTTTTTTCAAGAAATTCATTGTTGAGGAAGAAGGTCCGCATAAAGGAAAATTTGACATCAAAACCCGTGCATTGATGCCTTTGATTGATGCTGCACGTTTATTAATTTTAAATGCAAACATTAAAGGAATCAAGAATACCTATTTAAGATTCAAACAATTAGCAATAACAGATTCTAAAAATGCAGAGATATACTTAAGTTGCGCCGAAGCTTTTTTAACATTATCTAAATTTAGAACTGTTGAAGGATTAAGAAATGATGATTCTGGGCAATATATAAATTTGAGAGAAATGTCTAAAACAGACAAAGAGAAGTTAAAAAATGCTTTGACACCAATGAAAGATCTTGAGGAATTAATTAAGAGTAAATTTCAATTGACCCAATTCTCATAA
- a CDS encoding 3'-5' exonuclease, with amino-acid sequence MLDWIKNINKEYPDFWKDYLNKFETKPNRFVVLSTETSGLNPNKDVILSLGAFSVVDDSIVIKDNFEAVLLQYKFLQDNGLSNEFIIESKMLKMPEPDAIESLVNFIGNSILVGHHINFDIEMLNAALERLDCGRLKNEALDVDMMYRKLMDINDKQFSLDDLTEIFKVPKSDRNSSAEDAYKIALLFLKLKSRLGIK; translated from the coding sequence ATGCTAGACTGGATTAAAAATATAAATAAGGAGTATCCGGATTTCTGGAAAGATTACCTAAATAAATTCGAAACAAAACCTAACCGATTTGTGGTTTTATCGACGGAAACTTCGGGATTAAACCCGAATAAAGATGTTATCTTGTCTTTGGGAGCTTTTTCGGTAGTTGATGACAGCATTGTAATTAAAGATAATTTTGAAGCTGTTTTGTTACAGTACAAATTTTTGCAGGATAATGGACTTTCGAATGAATTTATCATTGAGAGCAAAATGCTTAAAATGCCTGAACCGGACGCAATTGAATCTTTGGTAAATTTTATTGGAAATTCTATTTTAGTTGGTCATCATATTAATTTTGATATCGAAATGCTTAATGCAGCTCTAGAGCGCTTAGATTGCGGAAGATTAAAAAATGAAGCTTTAGATGTTGATATGATGTACAGAAAGTTAATGGATATTAACGACAAACAATTTTCGCTTGACGACTTAACCGAAATATTCAAAGTTCCGAAAAGTGATCGAAATTCTTCTGCTGAAGATGCCTATAAAATTGCTCTTCTTTTTTTGAAATTAAAATCAAGATTAGGAATTAAATAA